One window of Enterobacter sp. RHBSTW-00175 genomic DNA carries:
- a CDS encoding anion transporter, whose translation MTIPGLQALKRDRFFHLLLIIGAGLSVFVPFAPHTWPAAIDWRTIITLSGLMMLTKGVELSGYFDVLGRKMVRRFATERKLALFMVLSAAVLSTFLTNDVALFIVVPLTLTLRKLCEIPVSRLIIFEALAVNAGSLLTPIGNPQNILLWGRSGLSFAAFTWQMMPLALVMMVSLLVVCWFAFPDKRLQYHSGTTGPEWKPRLVWSCLALYIVFLTALEMKQELAGVGLVACGFLILARRVLVSVDWTLLLVFMAMFIDVHLLIQLPVLQNLLHSVSGLSQAGLWLTAIGLSQFISNVPSTILLLNYVPPTVLLAWAVNIGGFGLLPGSLANLIALRMANDRRIWWRFHLWSLPMLAWAALVGFLLL comes from the coding sequence ATGACAATCCCGGGATTGCAGGCGCTGAAACGCGATCGTTTCTTTCATCTCTTATTGATTATCGGGGCTGGGCTAAGCGTATTTGTCCCTTTTGCACCGCACACATGGCCTGCGGCTATCGACTGGCGCACGATCATCACGCTTAGCGGTTTAATGATGCTCACCAAAGGTGTCGAGCTGAGCGGCTATTTTGACGTACTGGGGCGTAAAATGGTGCGCCGCTTTGCCACCGAGCGCAAGCTGGCGCTGTTTATGGTCTTGTCAGCTGCCGTGTTGTCGACCTTCCTGACAAACGATGTGGCGCTGTTTATTGTTGTGCCGCTGACCCTTACGTTACGTAAACTCTGCGAGATCCCGGTAAGCCGACTTATCATTTTTGAAGCGCTGGCCGTTAACGCGGGTTCACTTTTAACGCCTATTGGTAATCCGCAAAATATTCTGCTGTGGGGGCGTTCCGGGCTGTCGTTTGCTGCATTTACCTGGCAGATGATGCCGCTGGCACTGGTGATGATGGTGTCGTTGCTGGTGGTCTGCTGGTTTGCATTCCCGGATAAGAGATTGCAGTACCACAGCGGAACAACAGGCCCGGAGTGGAAACCCCGGCTGGTCTGGAGCTGCCTGGCACTGTATATCGTCTTCCTGACCGCGCTGGAGATGAAACAGGAACTGGCAGGCGTAGGGCTGGTTGCCTGCGGGTTTTTAATTCTCGCCAGACGTGTTCTGGTCAGTGTGGACTGGACGCTATTGCTGGTATTTATGGCCATGTTTATTGATGTCCATCTGCTTATCCAACTGCCGGTTCTACAGAATCTCCTGCACAGCGTCAGCGGTTTGTCGCAGGCAGGTTTGTGGCTCACAGCAATCGGTTTGTCGCAGTTTATCAGCAATGTTCCTTCAACTATTTTGCTCCTCAATTATGTGCCTCCGACTGTGTTACTGGCCTGGGCGGTAAACATTGGTGGCTTTGGTCTTCTGCCTGGTTCGCTTGCCAATCTGATTGCCCTGCGGATGGCTAACGACCGCCGTATCTGGTGGCGATTCCATTTATGGTCACTGCCCATGCTGGCCTGGGCCGCACTGGTCGGTTTCCTGCTGCTTTAG
- a CDS encoding glycosyltransferase: MISINLTTTKSRLYLCSQTVWSLANQSTRVDQIVVWVSSTAYLSDDGITEEPEWADKIRQTGTNLVFKWVKNTGPYRKLFPALQVATDDDILIYADDDAIYNEIWAQTLLDDFYRHNQKCVVAARVRKTVKKKKDILDTYRNFPLITVPKVIEQDYIITGLGGVVLKKSMIPEYFHYNEDFLKVCPRADDIWISKLIQLTKTPVYVSAQSIRFVHEIIHDYGLSRANTSKIKRSLFQKIRFTFKPGQIHYLCQNDLYIKDTDSYFESCA, translated from the coding sequence ATGATCAGTATTAACTTAACAACAACAAAATCGCGCCTTTATCTCTGTTCGCAAACAGTGTGGTCACTTGCGAACCAGAGTACCAGGGTCGATCAAATTGTTGTTTGGGTTTCCAGCACAGCATATCTCAGTGACGATGGCATCACTGAAGAGCCAGAGTGGGCGGATAAAATCCGCCAGACAGGCACTAACCTTGTCTTTAAATGGGTAAAGAATACAGGACCTTATCGTAAATTATTCCCGGCACTGCAAGTTGCTACGGATGACGATATTCTGATCTATGCCGATGACGATGCCATTTATAACGAAATTTGGGCGCAAACCCTTCTTGATGACTTTTATCGTCATAATCAAAAATGTGTTGTCGCGGCCCGTGTGCGTAAAACGGTAAAGAAGAAGAAAGATATCCTCGATACCTATCGTAATTTCCCGTTAATTACGGTGCCGAAAGTGATTGAGCAGGACTATATCATCACCGGTCTGGGTGGTGTGGTGCTCAAGAAAAGTATGATCCCGGAGTATTTTCACTACAATGAGGACTTCCTTAAGGTCTGTCCTCGCGCAGATGACATCTGGATCAGTAAACTTATCCAGTTAACCAAAACGCCTGTCTATGTTTCGGCTCAGAGCATCCGTTTTGTTCATGAAATCATCCATGATTACGGTTTGTCCCGCGCAAATACCAGTAAAATTAAACGTTCACTCTTTCAAAAAATTCGATTTACGTTTAAGCCTGGTCAGATCCACTATTTATGCCAGAACGATCTCTATATTAAAGACACCGACAGTTACTTTGAGTCGTGTGCCTGA
- a CDS encoding GntR family transcriptional regulator: MAAKYITIAREIKKRIISQQYAANEPLPDQFALAAEFSTSRMTIQQAMRQLIVEGLVYTRQGQGTFIRKNFLQLSQWDLSGSDYFGATKTWEHLGTVSSQVVHFELRFPNEKEQASLMINGDAPVYDFVRLRLLNGEPMSLDSTVMPLNLVPGLNKTHLESSVFQYVQETLGLKIMGSYRVVRALKPNALDMQHLVCEQTDPILEVEQVIYLEDGTPLEYAHCHYRYDHSGIVIVNNG, from the coding sequence ATGGCGGCGAAGTACATCACCATAGCGCGTGAAATTAAAAAACGTATTATCAGCCAACAGTATGCCGCCAATGAACCGCTGCCGGACCAGTTTGCGCTGGCGGCGGAGTTCAGTACCAGTCGTATGACTATTCAGCAGGCCATGCGGCAGTTGATTGTTGAAGGACTGGTGTACACCCGTCAGGGGCAGGGGACGTTCATCCGCAAGAATTTCCTGCAACTCTCGCAGTGGGATCTTTCAGGAAGCGACTACTTTGGCGCGACAAAAACCTGGGAGCATCTGGGCACGGTCAGCAGCCAGGTTGTCCATTTCGAACTGCGTTTTCCCAATGAGAAAGAACAAGCCTCTCTGATGATTAACGGTGATGCTCCCGTGTACGACTTTGTACGCCTGCGGTTGCTTAATGGCGAGCCAATGTCGCTGGATTCAACCGTAATGCCGCTCAATCTGGTGCCCGGCCTGAATAAAACACATCTGGAAAGCTCGGTATTTCAATACGTGCAGGAGACGCTGGGCCTGAAAATCATGGGGTCATACCGTGTGGTGCGTGCGCTAAAACCGAATGCACTGGATATGCAGCATCTGGTTTGCGAACAAACCGATCCGATTCTGGAGGTCGAGCAGGTTATCTATCTGGAAGATGGCACACCGCTGGAGTATGCCCACTGTCACTATCGTTACGATCACAGCGGGATCGTGATCGTAAATAATGGGTAA
- the ldtB gene encoding L,D-transpeptidase — protein MNMKLKTLFAAALAVVGFCKTASAVTYPLPTDGSRLVGQNQVVTVEEGNSQPLEYFAAQYQLGLSNMLEANPGVDPYLPKAGTVLNIPQQLILPDTVHEGIVINSAEMRLYYYPKGTNTVIVLPIGIGQLGKDTPLNWTTKVERKKAGPTWTPTAKMHAEYIAAGEPLPAVVPAGPDNPMGLYALYIGRLYAIHGTNANFGIGLRVSHGCVRLRNDDIKFLFENVPVGTRVQFINEPVKATSEPDGSRYIEVHNPLSTSEDQFNNNEIVPITLNSAVQSVTSQADVESTVVDQAVQNRSGMPVRLN, from the coding sequence ATGAACATGAAATTAAAAACGCTTTTTGCGGCGGCGTTAGCCGTAGTAGGTTTTTGCAAAACCGCTTCTGCGGTGACTTATCCTCTGCCGACAGACGGTAGCCGTCTGGTGGGTCAAAACCAGGTTGTCACCGTTGAAGAGGGTAACTCCCAGCCACTGGAATATTTTGCTGCACAATACCAGCTCGGCCTGTCAAACATGCTGGAAGCAAACCCGGGTGTTGACCCGTATCTGCCAAAAGCTGGCACCGTACTGAACATCCCACAGCAGCTGATCCTGCCAGATACCGTGCACGAAGGTATCGTGATTAACAGCGCCGAAATGCGTCTGTACTACTACCCGAAAGGCACTAACACCGTGATCGTGCTGCCTATCGGTATCGGCCAGTTGGGTAAAGACACCCCGCTGAACTGGACCACCAAAGTTGAGCGTAAGAAAGCAGGCCCAACCTGGACCCCAACGGCGAAAATGCACGCGGAATATATTGCCGCAGGCGAGCCGCTGCCAGCCGTTGTACCGGCAGGCCCGGATAACCCAATGGGTCTGTATGCCCTGTACATCGGCCGTCTGTATGCGATTCACGGGACCAACGCCAACTTTGGTATCGGCCTGCGTGTGAGCCACGGTTGTGTACGTCTGCGTAACGACGACATCAAGTTCCTGTTCGAAAACGTACCGGTCGGAACTCGCGTACAGTTCATCAACGAGCCGGTAAAAGCCACTTCCGAGCCGGATGGCAGCCGTTACATCGAGGTTCACAACCCGCTGTCTACTAGCGAAGACCAGTTCAACAACAACGAAATCGTGCCAATTACGCTGAACAGCGCAGTACAATCTGTGACTTCTCAGGCTGACGTAGAATCCACGGTTGTTGACCAGGCAGTTCAAAACCGTTCCGGGATGCCTGTGCGTTTAAACTAA
- a CDS encoding glycoside hydrolase family 1 protein, with protein sequence MKKLLPANFLWGNSVSSMQTEGAWNEGGKGMSVYDIREASEHASDWKVATDSYHRYREDFDLMQDLGMNCYRFQIAWSRVCPQGDGEFNEEGIAFYDRFINDLIARGIEPMICLYHFDMPLALAQEYNGFNDRRVMDAFIRYGKKMIDCYGDRVKYWLTFNEQNIFHMPEAFRISGYMKGEKTLRELYELQHHTMVAHMALTEYLHQTKPGKLMGGMLAHQLIYPATCKPRDIFCAQQYDEFLNQNLLRVFAGQGYSPAVMAVVEQQGFGDIYHPEDLALLARTKNDYMAFSYYASKTLDSDAIPDGTPVNYYLLHGDKNNPYLKATEWNWQIDPLGFRAIITRYYNDWRLPVFPIENGIGVIESWDGVNPIDDTYRVDYHRAHIEAMKEAIFEDGAQVIGYLGWGLIDILSSQGDMRKRYGVVYVNRENHDLRDMKRVPKKSYAWLKQVIHTNGREM encoded by the coding sequence ATGAAGAAATTACTGCCAGCCAACTTTTTATGGGGAAACTCGGTTTCCAGTATGCAGACTGAAGGCGCATGGAATGAGGGCGGAAAAGGGATGTCGGTGTACGACATCCGGGAAGCAAGTGAACACGCCTCTGACTGGAAAGTAGCAACCGATTCTTACCATCGTTACCGCGAAGATTTTGATTTAATGCAGGATTTGGGCATGAACTGCTATCGGTTCCAGATAGCCTGGAGCCGCGTGTGTCCGCAGGGTGACGGCGAGTTTAACGAAGAGGGAATCGCCTTTTACGATCGCTTCATCAACGACCTGATTGCCCGCGGTATTGAGCCGATGATTTGCCTCTACCACTTTGATATGCCGCTGGCGCTGGCGCAGGAGTACAACGGTTTTAACGATCGCCGCGTTATGGACGCGTTTATCCGTTACGGCAAAAAGATGATCGACTGCTATGGCGATCGCGTGAAGTACTGGCTGACGTTTAATGAGCAGAACATTTTCCATATGCCGGAAGCCTTCAGAATTTCCGGTTACATGAAAGGGGAGAAAACCCTGCGCGAACTGTATGAGCTCCAGCATCATACGATGGTGGCGCATATGGCGCTGACAGAATATCTGCACCAGACCAAACCGGGCAAGCTGATGGGCGGGATGCTGGCACACCAGCTTATCTATCCGGCCACCTGTAAACCGCGCGATATCTTCTGTGCCCAGCAGTATGACGAGTTCCTTAATCAAAACCTGTTGCGCGTCTTTGCAGGGCAGGGCTATAGCCCGGCGGTGATGGCTGTTGTCGAACAACAGGGCTTCGGGGATATCTACCATCCTGAGGATTTGGCGCTGCTGGCGCGTACCAAAAACGACTACATGGCGTTCAGCTATTATGCCAGTAAAACCCTCGACAGCGACGCCATCCCGGATGGGACGCCGGTAAACTATTACCTGCTGCATGGCGACAAAAACAATCCGTACCTCAAAGCGACTGAGTGGAACTGGCAGATTGATCCGTTGGGCTTCCGCGCCATTATCACCCGCTACTACAACGACTGGCGTCTGCCGGTATTCCCGATTGAGAACGGAATTGGGGTGATTGAATCCTGGGATGGCGTTAACCCGATTGACGATACCTACCGCGTTGATTATCACCGCGCGCATATCGAGGCCATGAAAGAGGCCATTTTTGAAGACGGGGCGCAGGTTATTGGCTATCTCGGTTGGGGTCTTATCGACATTCTGAGTTCGCAGGGCGACATGCGTAAACGGTACGGTGTGGTGTATGTGAACCGCGAGAATCATGACCTGCGGGATATGAAACGCGTGCCGAAAAAGAGCTATGCGTGGTTGAAACAGGTTATCCATACCAACGGGCGCGAGATGTAA
- a CDS encoding PTS sugar transporter subunit IIC, protein MSETKITPAMQSFVDRFVEFSARLANQVHLRSLRDAFATVMPIFILAGLAVLVNNVVFPWLFHGDTLTQFKVWGEAIINGTLNIAALLLAPMIAWSLARNKDFDNPVSAVVIAVSSFIIMMPMHLQLTPVGSQTTVNVTQVLTFANIGSTGIFAGVLIGLLSTEVFIAISRLKALHISLGENVPPAVSKSFTALIPTILTLSLFAVLAAVLATVMHTDLIHLITTFIQQPLRLINTSLPGTIFIYSFGNFLFTLGIHQSVVNSVVLEPFLLINTNENMLAFANGQPIPHIINNIFVPTFGMVGGTGSTISLLIAIFVFSRQKSAKQVARLSLAPGLFNINEPVIFGLPIVFNLPLMIPFVLLPAIGIYFAWLCTTLGLMSRCVVMIPWTTPPILSAWLATAGDWRAVVVQLAIIIFGVFFYLPFLKIAERVALRNSGTEN, encoded by the coding sequence ATGTCTGAAACAAAAATTACACCTGCGATGCAGTCCTTCGTCGACAGATTTGTTGAGTTTTCGGCGCGCCTTGCCAACCAGGTGCACCTGCGTTCCTTGCGCGATGCCTTCGCCACGGTAATGCCCATTTTTATCCTCGCCGGTTTAGCGGTGCTGGTGAACAATGTGGTGTTTCCTTGGCTATTTCACGGTGACACGCTGACGCAGTTCAAAGTATGGGGAGAGGCGATTATCAACGGTACGCTGAATATCGCCGCACTTTTGCTTGCACCGATGATTGCCTGGTCGCTGGCACGCAACAAAGATTTCGACAACCCGGTTTCGGCAGTGGTTATCGCGGTCAGCAGTTTTATCATCATGATGCCAATGCATCTGCAACTTACCCCGGTCGGAAGCCAGACCACGGTCAACGTCACGCAGGTGCTGACGTTTGCCAACATCGGCTCGACCGGGATTTTTGCCGGCGTACTGATTGGTTTACTCTCGACGGAAGTGTTTATCGCCATTTCCCGACTGAAGGCACTGCACATCTCGCTTGGGGAAAATGTGCCGCCGGCGGTGAGCAAATCTTTTACCGCGCTGATCCCAACGATCCTCACGCTCTCGTTATTTGCCGTACTGGCCGCGGTACTGGCAACCGTGATGCATACGGATCTTATCCATCTTATTACCACTTTTATTCAGCAGCCTTTGCGTCTGATTAACACCAGCCTGCCGGGCACTATTTTTATCTATAGCTTCGGTAATTTTTTGTTCACGCTCGGTATACATCAGTCGGTGGTTAACAGTGTGGTGCTCGAGCCGTTTCTGCTGATTAATACCAATGAGAACATGCTGGCCTTCGCCAACGGTCAGCCGATCCCACATATCATCAACAATATCTTTGTGCCGACATTTGGCATGGTGGGCGGTACCGGCAGCACCATCTCACTGCTGATCGCTATTTTTGTCTTCTCACGGCAAAAATCGGCCAAACAGGTTGCACGCCTGTCTCTGGCGCCAGGTTTATTCAATATCAACGAACCCGTGATTTTTGGTCTGCCGATTGTATTTAACCTGCCGCTGATGATCCCGTTTGTCCTGTTGCCTGCCATTGGCATTTACTTTGCCTGGCTCTGTACGACGCTCGGGTTAATGTCGCGTTGTGTGGTGATGATCCCCTGGACAACACCGCCTATTCTGAGCGCCTGGCTGGCGACTGCAGGGGACTGGCGGGCCGTGGTTGTGCAGTTGGCAATCATTATATTTGGTGTATTCTTCTACCTGCCTTTCCTCAAGATTGCCGAGAGAGTGGCATTAAGAAACAGCGGGACAGAAAACTAA
- a CDS encoding aldo/keto reductase — protein MRYQKLGNTGLFVSELCLGTMTFGGEGGMWGKIGQLRQSESEQLVGRALDAGINFIDTANVYSEGRSEEITGQALKNLKVPRENVVVATKVFGETGTAGVNSRGNSRYHIISSVKESLRRLQLDHIDLYQLHGFDPATPVEETLYALDNLVQQGHVRYIGVSNWAAWQIMKALGISERLGLARFASLQAYYTIAGRDLERELVPMMQSEGVGLMVWSPLAGGLLSGKYGRDGQGEAGSRRLEFDFPPVNKDRAFDCVDVMRTIAGSKGVSVAQIALAWLLHQKAVSSVIIGAKRVDQLDDNIAATHIRLSEDELKQLDAVSELPREYPGWMLERQGEYRRNQLAQQ, from the coding sequence ATGCGTTATCAAAAACTGGGCAATACCGGTCTGTTTGTTTCTGAACTGTGCCTCGGCACCATGACATTCGGTGGTGAAGGCGGTATGTGGGGCAAGATTGGCCAGCTGCGCCAGAGTGAATCAGAGCAGCTGGTAGGGCGCGCACTGGATGCCGGGATCAACTTTATCGATACGGCGAACGTCTACTCAGAAGGGCGTTCGGAAGAGATAACCGGCCAGGCGCTGAAAAACCTGAAAGTCCCGCGCGAAAACGTGGTAGTCGCCACCAAAGTGTTCGGCGAAACGGGCACGGCAGGGGTGAATTCCCGGGGTAACTCTCGTTACCATATCATCAGCAGCGTGAAAGAGAGCCTGCGCCGCCTTCAGCTTGATCATATCGATCTCTATCAGTTACACGGCTTCGATCCGGCCACGCCGGTTGAAGAAACGCTTTATGCGCTCGATAACCTGGTGCAGCAAGGCCACGTGCGGTACATCGGAGTTTCCAACTGGGCAGCCTGGCAAATCATGAAAGCGCTTGGAATTTCCGAGCGGCTTGGGCTGGCGCGTTTTGCGTCGTTGCAGGCCTATTACACCATTGCCGGGCGCGACCTGGAGCGTGAGCTGGTGCCGATGATGCAAAGCGAAGGTGTCGGGCTGATGGTCTGGAGCCCGCTGGCGGGAGGTTTGCTGAGCGGGAAATATGGCCGTGACGGGCAGGGCGAGGCTGGCAGCCGCCGCCTGGAATTTGATTTCCCGCCGGTTAACAAAGATCGCGCGTTTGACTGTGTGGACGTAATGCGCACCATTGCCGGGAGTAAAGGCGTATCCGTTGCACAAATTGCCCTGGCGTGGCTGCTGCATCAGAAGGCGGTCAGCAGCGTCATTATTGGTGCCAAACGTGTGGACCAGCTTGATGATAATATCGCGGCTACCCACATCCGTTTAAGCGAAGATGAGCTAAAACAGCTGGATGCCGTTAGCGAGCTGCCGCGCGAATATCCGGGCTGGATGCTGGAACGTCAGGGCGAGTATCGTCGTAATCAATTAGCGCAGCAATAA